From a region of the Calliphora vicina chromosome 4, idCalVici1.1, whole genome shotgun sequence genome:
- the LOC135958713 gene encoding odorant receptor 7a-like yields the protein MFDKLWARGNNLRATREATDYLFKNFLYLGLQHPEKWQRLHKLYSLILNLFVLGWYPISFIVSYYFEFRNMTVSQLLTSIQVAFNVWGIPFKIATMLMSLRHLYETMDVMDILDARCDRQDEREKIRHCVMVGNRLTMVYMLVYCTYAEVTLIASVSMGQPPYSLYIPGIEWRNSKQEFAAQCVIEFVLTNLACCHEAAEDVYSVIYVYVIRTHMQILVERVRRLGKDLETTNDECYEQLAMCVKDHQNLLRLIDIISPVISKTIFIQFMITAIILGTTLINIMIFADFSAQVASVVYMLAVLVQTFPCCYQATCLMEDSQQLTLAIFHCEWIDKDIRTRKMLIFFMMRSQLPVTLTALKLFPITLDTSLAIGKFSFSLYTLIKEMDFGQNFKA from the exons ATGTTCGATAAACTTTGGGCTCGTGGCAATAATTTACGGGCTACGCGAGAAGCCACCGATTAtctattcaaaaattttctttatctgGGCTTGCAGCATCCCGAGAAGTGGCAACGACTTCATAAGCTGTATTCGCTgatattgaatttatttgtgCTAGGATGGTATCCGATATCATTCATTGTAAGCTATTACTTCGAGTTCAGGAATATGACAGTGTCGCAACTGTTGACATCAATACAAGTGGCCTTCAATGTGTGGGGTATACCATTCAAAATTGCTACAATGCTCATGTCGCTGAGACATCTATATGAGACCATGGATGTAATGGACATTTTGGATGCTCGCTGCGATCGTCAGGATGAACGTGAGAAAATTCGTCATTGTGTTATGGTTGGTAATCGTTTGACCATGGTTTACATGCTTGTCTATTGTACATACGCCGAGGTTACACTGATCGCATCGGTGAGTATGGGTCAGCCGCCATATTCATTATATATACCCGGCATCGAATGGCGCAATTCTAAGCAGGAGTTTGCTGCTCAGTGTGTCATTGAATTTGTGCTGACAAATTTGGCGTGTTGCCATGAGGCAGCCGAAGATGTGTATTCTGTCATTTATGTCTATGTTATACGTACGCATATGCAAATATTGGTGGAACGGGTGAGGAGATTGGGCAAAGATTTGGAGACCACAAATGATGAATGCTATGAGCAGTTGGCGATGTGTGTTAAGGATCATCAGAATTTGTTAAG ATTAATAGATATTATCAGCCCCGTTATCTCGAAAACCATTTTCATACAATTTATGATAACCGCCATTATACTGGGCACCACtctaataaatattatgatatttGCCGACTTTTCTGCCCAGGTAGCCTCGGTAGTTTATATGCTGGCAGTCTTGGTGCAAACCTTCCCCTGTTGCTATCAGGCCACTTGTCTAATGGAGGATAGTCAGCAGCTAACATTGGCCATTTTTCATTGTGAGTGGATTGATAAGGATATACGCACTCGTAAAATGCTGATATTCTTTATGATGCGTTCCCAGTTGCCCGTTACTTTAACGGCCTTGAAATTGTTTCCCATTACTCTGGACACTAGTTTGGCG attggtaaattttcattttccctTTACACTCTTATCAAGGAAATGGATTTTGGTCAAAATTTTAAGGCCTAA